The following are encoded in a window of Armatimonadota bacterium genomic DNA:
- a CDS encoding glycosyltransferase family 2 protein, whose amino-acid sequence MDKLSVIIPTHNEAHNIAECVQSVAWADEVLVVDDSSEDATAAVAGELGARVLQHEFRGPAAQKNWALSQAAHPWVLSLDADERVTPELRREMRALLVADRAADGYFIPIHGYFLGRRMRYGAWRGERKLRLFRRDLTHYPERAVHEAAQVQGRVGRCRGAILHYSYLTLDDCFVKMRRYAEWGALEWLRRGRRPSLPSMGVRGPAIFARDYILRAGFLDGPQGLILALFDAWQAAAREAKLWELGRPTLPTAPESEHAQDQHRPADA is encoded by the coding sequence ATGGACAAGCTCAGCGTCATCATCCCCACCCATAATGAGGCGCACAACATCGCGGAGTGCGTGCAATCGGTCGCCTGGGCGGATGAGGTGCTGGTGGTGGACGACTCGAGTGAGGACGCCACCGCCGCCGTCGCGGGCGAACTGGGGGCGCGCGTGCTGCAACACGAGTTTCGCGGCCCGGCAGCGCAGAAGAACTGGGCGCTGAGCCAGGCCGCGCACCCGTGGGTGCTGTCGCTCGACGCCGACGAACGCGTGACCCCTGAGCTGCGCCGCGAGATGCGCGCCCTCCTCGTCGCTGATCGAGCGGCGGATGGCTACTTCATCCCCATCCACGGCTACTTCCTGGGGCGGCGCATGCGCTACGGCGCATGGCGCGGAGAGCGCAAGCTGCGGTTGTTCCGGCGCGACCTGACGCACTACCCGGAGCGCGCAGTGCACGAGGCGGCGCAGGTGCAGGGGCGCGTCGGCCGCTGCCGGGGAGCGATCCTGCACTATTCGTATCTCACCCTGGACGATTGCTTCGTGAAGATGCGCCGCTACGCGGAATGGGGGGCGCTGGAGTGGCTGCGGCGCGGCCGGCGGCCCTCGCTGCCAAGCATGGGGGTCCGCGGCCCGGCGATATTCGCGCGCGACTACATTCTTCGCGCCGGGTTTCTCGATGGCCCGCAGGGCCTCATCCTGGCGCTGTTCGATGCGTGGCAGGCCGCGGCAAGAGAGGCGAAACTGTGGGAGCTGGGGCGCCCAACCTTGCCGACCGCGCCCGAGAGC